The region TCTTTTTTAGTGTTTTTTCTCTACCAATTTAACTCCGTCACCTTCAAAAACGATATGTCTTTCTTTATAAAGTCTTCCAAGTGCCTTTTTGAATGCATTCTTGCTCATTCTAAATCTTCTTTTTACAGCATTTGCATCACTTTTGTCATTAAATGGCAAGAATCCACCTGCTGCTATTATCGCCTCTAGTATGATTTTCGCATCGCCTTCTATAGCTCTATAGCTCTTATCTCCTGGGCAAAGATTCAATTTACCATCTGATCTTACGCTCGTAACTCTTAATTCTACTTCATCGCCAA is a window of Tissierellales bacterium DNA encoding:
- a CDS encoding RNA-binding protein, yielding SPYTRDDRVKGIIYAERPEMGLLVAVDGKYHGLIQIKNVVGNYGVGDEVELRVTSVRSDGKLNLCPGDKSYRAIEGDAKIILEAIIAAGGFLPFNDKSDANAVKRRFRMSKNAFKKALGRLYKERHIVFEGDGVKLVEKKH